The DNA region TGAAAAGGAATTCGCTGCGGAACAGGCCGATGCCTTCGGCGCCCGACGCCAGCGCCAGCTCCGCCTCTTCCGGCAATTCGATATTGGCGTGCAGCGTGACGCCTATGCCGTCCAGGGTGATGGCGGGCTCGTCGCGCAGCAGCGCCAGCTCCGCCCGCTCCTCGGCATAGGCGCGCTGGCGCTCGCGGTATTCGTTCAGGATGGCCGGCGAGGGATTGACGATGACCGCGCCGCTGCCGCCGTCCACGATCAGCATGTCGCCGTCGCGCACCAGTTCGCGCACGTGCCCCAGGGCGACGACCGCCGGCACGCCCATGCTGCGCGCGACGATGGCCGTATGCGAGGTGGCGCCGCCCAGGTCCGTGACGAAGGCCAGGAAACGCCCGCCGCGCAGCCGCAGCATGTCGGCGGGAGAAATATCGTGGGCCACCACGACCAGCGGGTCGTTGCCGTCGACCCGGCTGGGATCGGGGATGGCGGACGTGCCCACCAGCACGTGCAGCACGCGTTCGATGACCTGGCGCACGTCGCCCCCGCGCTCGCGCAGGTACTCGTCCTCCATGGCGTCGAACTGCTCGCCCAGCAACTGGCCTTGCGTGGTCAGCGCCCACTCGGCGTTGTAGTGCCGTTCCTCGATCAAGCCCAGGGCCTGCTGCGCCAGCAGGGGATCGCCCAGCAGCAGGCGGTGCACGTTGAGCATGGCGCCGAGTTCGCGCGGGGCGTCCTCGGGCAGGGTGTCGGCCATCTGCAGCAGCTCGTCCTGCGCCTTCTGCAGCGCGGCGGTCAGGCGCTCGCGCTCGGCGGGGACCTCTTCGGGGGCGATGCGATAGTGGGCGACCTCCAGGGCCGCCGCGCC from Bordetella genomosp. 10 includes:
- the ptsP gene encoding phosphoenolpyruvate--protein phosphotransferase, with amino-acid sequence MYGQGVARGYAIGRAVVMGAAALEVAHYRIAPEEVPAERERLTAALQKAQDELLQMADTLPEDAPRELGAMLNVHRLLLGDPLLAQQALGLIEERHYNAEWALTTQGQLLGEQFDAMEDEYLRERGGDVRQVIERVLHVLVGTSAIPDPSRVDGNDPLVVVAHDISPADMLRLRGGRFLAFVTDLGGATSHTAIVARSMGVPAVVALGHVRELVRDGDMLIVDGGSGAVIVNPSPAILNEYRERQRAYAEERAELALLRDEPAITLDGIGVTLHANIELPEEAELALASGAEGIGLFRSEFLFMGRRQLPGEEEQYQAYTSVLRVMAGRPVTIRTLDIGSDKTLDDEATVAINPALGQRAIRYCLARPEMFATQLRAILRASAHGPVRLLIPMVSHMHEVVATRQALDAARLELDARGQAYAPHIELGAMVEVPAIAIAIEPFAQALDFLSIGTNDLIQYTLAIDRGDVQVASLYDALHPAILRLLSHTINAGERAGKPVAVCGEMAGDAQLTRLLLGLGLTEFSMHPQQLLDVKREIRRAHSNALRVKVASVLNRALPVDLETLNQP